Sequence from the Entelurus aequoreus isolate RoL-2023_Sb linkage group LG28, RoL_Eaeq_v1.1, whole genome shotgun sequence genome:
AGGTGAAAAGGAGAATAAAAACCTACCTGGAGCAGAACTACAATCTGTTTCCCCTCAAGTCCTGTCTACTGGCCACTTCCTGCTACTGGCATATAACCAAAGCTGATTGGACTGTGGCGGTCACGTGACTAGGAAGAGCGCAAAGAGTAAATAGAAAGCAAGACACTGCCAGTCACTGCAAAAAGTATGGATTTGACACCtgcgctatatatatgtatatatatatatatatatatatatatatatatatatatatatatatatatatatatatatatatatatacacacatatatgtaacgcatatatatatatatatatatatatatatatatatatatatatatatatatatatatatatatatatatatatatatatacatatgtataatctgactgtgatgaagtcagtgcctcaccagccatgaacctcaccgcacgtcactgatatacacacatatatgtaacgCAGGTGTCATATCCATACCTTTTGCAGTGACTGGTATTATCTTGCTTTCTATTTACTCTTCCTAGTCACGTGACCGCCACAGTCCAATCAGCTTTGGTTATATGCCGGTAGCAGGAAGTGACTGGTATGCTCTTGCttcctattactattattaatattgttattattattaccataattgttattattactattatcaatattattattactattattgttattattttttaattattattaccaCCAACTGTGTTCTCTTCAGTGCATCAAAAGGTTCATAAAGAGCAACATTAAAACAATCACTTCTATTAATGTGCACGATTGCAATGATTTTGTAGAAAACAACGTTTTACTTTCTCACTTGTTCATTTTTTATGGTTTTATTTGCTTCACTCGTCCGACAAAGTTtgtcaaatgttttatttgtccTTTTTATGAAGAAAAGAAGCTGATTATGGCAACATTTATCATTAACATTGATATAAAATGTCCCAACTTTGGATTCAAAATTAcaggaaaaaataatttgtgtaaATCAATCTTGCTTTAAGAAtccaatgaatgaataaatacaaagTATAGAATAACAATGTCATGTTTTTTCTTTTCAAGCCTACaagtattgtgtttattttaaaaagttgataaattaacattttatatgacaGACTTTTTAAAGTTGTTTAATGAGCAACTTATATCCAAATTCCTGAATATCTGAAATGAAGCTTTTTTGTTgtagttgtttatttttttttctcttaacTTAACATCTGAATGATTAtaaagaacactttttttttctttgttcatGTTTCGTGTTAGGTGGTTACTCAAAACATTTCAACGTAAACTGAATGGACTTTGGCGACTCTATGGCGCCTCTAGCGGCCATCGAGCCAACAACAAGTTGAcgaagaagacatgttggtggtgCGCGTGCGTGAGCCGCCGTGCACGTGCACGCAGCAGAGGAGCATCGGTGAACACAAAGTGATGAAGATGATGGGCAGCATCGACATGAGGAAGAGGCTGAAGAGGGTGAGCGCGCACACGCACTGGGGgcgggaggagagagagagagagagagagagagtgggtgaaagatagagagagagagggggaggggagggggagagagagggagaaagggagagaaagagagggagagagggagagagagagaaagagagggagagagggagagagggagagagagagaaagagagggagagctagaaagagaaaaagacaaagagaaagaaagagagagaaagaaaaagagaaaggagatagacagagagagaaagagagaaaggGGGAGAAGGTGAGATAAAGagaaggggatagaaagaaagaaagaaaaagagagaaagagagaaagagaaagaaacaagatagtgaaaaagagaaagaaagagagagagagagagagagacagagagagagagagagagtgaaataGTGAAATAAAGTCAACAAGAGAGGGAGAAAGAGAGAGTGggggaaagagagagagagagagagagagagagagagcgagagagagagagaaggaaagAGAAAAAGAGAGTGGGAAAAGAGAGAGAGTGGGGAAggagaggaagagagagagagacagagagagtgagagagagagcgagaaagaaagagagagagaaagagagagagagagaacgggacaaagagacagagagagtgagagagagagtgggGGAAAGAAAGagtgagagaaagagagagagagagagagagggacagAGAGAGTGggggaaagaaagaaagagagagagagagagagagagagagagagagagagagtgagagagtgtgGGGGaaaaatagagagagagagagggggggacagagagagagagtgagagagtgtgGGGGAAAAAATAGAGAGCGAGAgaggggggggagagagagaggaagggagagagagggagagagagagtgagggaaaaaaagagagagaaagagagagtggGGAAAGAAAGAGAGACAGAGAGGGAGAGTGAGAGAAagccagagagagagaaagagagagagagagagagagagagagagagagagagagagagagagagagagagagagagagagagagagagaaagggacaGAGAGAGTGGGGGAAAGAAAGAgagggagagaaagagagagtgGGGAAaggaagagagagagacagagaatgggggggagagagagagacagagagagagagagagagagagagagaaaggcggGAAGCTAAAAGGCGGCTCTCACTTTCCACGTGCACGTGTGGCGGGAAACACCTTCACGTGAAATGCGAGCGCCAAAGTCCTCCTGGGAGGCGGGAGAGAGGGATGTGACAGTTGGGACTCGCACCCACCACCAcccacaccaccaccaccaccaccatgtgcCAGCAGCGGCGGTGAGAGATGGTGCGCGGACACGGCAACTGGTCCATGGGACACGGAGACTGGTCTAAGGGACACGGAGACTGGTCTAAGGGACACGGAGACTGGTCTAAGGGACACGGAGACTGGTCTAAGGGACACGGAGACTGGTCTAAGGGACACAGAAACTGGTCTAAGGGACACGGAGACTGGTCTAAGGGACACAGAGACTGGTCTAAGGGACACGGAGACTGGTCTAAGGGACACGGAGACTGGTCCAAGGGGCAGGCAACTGGTCCAAGGGGAACGGAGACTGGTCTAAGGGACACGGAGACTGGTCTAAGGGACACGGCGACTGGTCTAAGGGACACGGAGACTGGTCTAAGGGACATGGAGACTGGTCTAAGGGACACGGAGACTGGTCTAAGGGACACAGCGACTGGTCTAAGGGACACAGAGACCCCATGAGACTGGTGGTGGACCTCCCGCAACTCATGCTGGAGGAGCCGCAGCCCGCCGCGCTGGGGGCCACCCTGGGGCCGCGCAACTCCACGCCGGCTGGGGGCGAGGGGCCGCAGCAGCACTCCTTCCCCTGGGCGGTGACGCTGCTGGCCGGCGTGCTCATCACCACCATCGTGGTGGACGTGGTGGGAAACATGCTCGTCATCTTGTCCGTCTTCAGGAACAGGAAACTCAGGAAAACtggtaatactactactactactactaatactactactactactaacaatactactactattgctatactactactaataataataataatattaataatactaacaatactactactactaatactactactactactaacaatactactactactaatactactacaaccactaacattactactactattactatactactactaatgataataatactaatactaacaatactactactactactactactactactactacgatgTTCTTTACTCCCTTAAGTTGGAGAAAATCAAAgttgttctgtgaagtttcaggaAGTCTGAGGTGCTTTCCTAAAATTAGACTAAGACTGACCTCAAGTTTAACCCTGATTGGAAAATGATTGAAAGGTAGatgattgatgagccttttgccGGGGAGAGAAAAATAACATTTGAGACGTGCTTAATTGTGTATCTAGATTGTGTTCGTCAAAAATCCAATCAACAAATGATTTAAAAAAGCCATGTTTGAATAATACGTCAACAATGTTAGCTTGAGTTGTTGTGTAGCCATCTTAGCCTTCTAAAGTAAGACAATATCTCCACTGTCAATTAAAGGATGATTTTTGTTTGCTGAGTCAGCGTGAGGGGGCGTGGTGAGgaggggttcatttgcatctaacaactccgCCTCTCAAAATGAACCGTCTTAAAAGggagcaaaacaatgacttgcaaataggTCTGCAGAGCTCCATATATTCACAAGTTTTAGCAAACAAGtgttctgtaaaacataataaagGGTTTTAAATgttggaaaaaaatcacaatatgagcTTTTTCATAAAAACTGTTCAACACAAAACATTGCAACCATAAGTGAAGAAAAGTCCATAAATTAGTCGCACCGTttaaaagccgcagggttcaaagcgtatgaAAGAAGAGGCAGCTTACAGTCATTTTTTTACGGGAATaatatttttgcaaattatttggttacaaatcttatttatttatttattttttggtgataCATTTTTGTGGGGGTTAAAAATGTGGTTTTAGTTAcaaatcgtttttatttttttaaaaaatgtttgtggttacaaatgttttttttggtgtaAATTATTGTTTGtagtttacaaatattttttggcagATCTTTTTTTGTGGTACAATTAGTAGTttgcaaatatttattttctttatttttggtttcaaatctttattgttatttttttggtgacacctttTTGGGGGTTAAAAATTGTGGTTTTAGTTAcaaactgtttttattttcaaaatttttttttggttactaatgttttttttttggttacgaatgttttttttttgctacaaATTTTCTTTTTGGTCAAATTTTTCTTTTCAGTTAAAAATCTTGTTTTTGGTTacgaatgtttttttaaattattattttttgtagtttacaaatattttttttgcggTGACAACtttaaaatgtatctttttttacaGATCTTTTTTCATGGTATAATTACTGGCTGACTAATATTTCTTTTTGGTTtcaaatcttaattttttttggggggtggggttaAAAATTGTGGATTTAGTTACAAATcgtttttattttcaacattttatttttggttaatattgttttttgaagtttacaaatactttttttgcggtgacaacataaaaaaaaatacagatcttTTTTCATGGTACAATTAGTAgttgacaaatatttatttttggtttcaaatcttaatttttttttgggggggggggggtcgggggGTTAAAAATGGTGGTTTTAGTTACAAatcgtttttatttaaaaaaaaatgtttgtgtttacaaatgttttttttggtgtaAATTATTGTTTGtagtttacaaatattttttggcagATCTTTTTTTGTGGTACAATTAGTAGTttgcaaatatttattttctttatttttggtttcaaatctttattgtgttatttttttggtgacacctttTTGGGGGTTAAAAATTGTGGTTTTAGTTACAAACtggttttatttagaaaaattttttttggttacgaatgttttttttgttacaaattTTCTTTTTGGTCAAATTTTTCTTTTCAGTTAAAAATCTTGTTTTTGGTtacgaatgttttttttaaattattattttttgtagtttacaaatattttttttgcggTGACAACtttaaaatgtatctttttttacaGATCTTTTTTCATGGTATTGAGacgtgcttaattgtgtttctagATTGTGTTCGTCAAAAATCCAATCAACAAATGATTTAAAAAAGCCATGTTTGAATAATACGTCAACAATGTTAGCTTGAGTTGTTGTGTAGCCAGCTTAGCCTTCTAAAGTAAGACAATATCTCCACTGTCAATTAAAGGATGATTTTTTTTGCTGAGTCAGCGTGAGGGGGCGTGGTTGACAAATATTTCTTTTTGGTTTgaaatcttaattttttttgggggggtggggttaaAAATTGTGGATTCAGTTACAAATcgtttttattttcaacattttatttttggttAAGATTGTTTTTTGTAGTTTACAAATACTTTTTTTGCGgtgacaacataaaaaaaaaatacagatcttTTTTCATGGTACAATTAGTAgttgacaaatatttatttttggtttcgaatcttaattttttttggggggggggtggggggttaaaaATGGTGGTTTTAGTTacaaatcgttttttattttaaaatgttattttttaaaacatttctttTTGGCAACATTTTTCTTTTCAGTTAAAAATCGTGTTTTTGGTTAcgaatgttttttttggtttaaaaaatctttttttgtagTTTCCAAATACTTTTTTTGTCTTTTCCACAATTTGCTTCCCGGTCGGTCCCCCAGTCACAAGTCGTGGTTTTTGTGTGGTTGAGTTTTTTCTCTCCGACCCCCGCAGGAAACGCCTTCGTGGTGAGCCTGGCGCTGGCCGACCTGCTGGTGGCCATCTACCCGTACCCGCTGGTGCTGTCGGCCATCTTCCACGACGGCTGGATCGCCGGCTACATCCACTGCCAGATCAGCGGCTTCCTGATGGGCCTGAGCGTCATCGGCTCCATCTTCAACATCACGGGCATCGCCGTCAACCGCTACTGCttcatctgccacagcctgaAGTACGACCGGCTCTTCTCGGGCGCCAACACCGTGGGCTACGTGGCGCTGGTGTGGGCGCTCACCGTCCTGGCCATCGTGCCCAACTGGTTCGTGGAGTCGCTGCAGTACGACCCGCGCGTCTACTCCTGCACCTTCGCCCAGTCCGTCAGCTCGCTGTACACCATCGCCGTGGTGGTGGTGCACTTCGTCCTGCCCATCGCCGTGGTCACCTACTGCTACCTGCGCATCTGGATCCTGGTCATCCGGGTGCGGCGCCGCGTCAAGCCCGACTCGCGGCCCAAGATCAAGCCGCACGACCTGCGCAACTTCCTCACCATGTTCGTGGTCTTCGTGCTCTTCGCCGTGTGCTGGGCGCCGCTCAACCTCATCGGCCTGGCGGTGGCGCTGGACCCCGGGCTGGGCCGCGCCATCCCGGAGTGGCTCTTCACCGCCAGCTACTTCATGGCCTACTTCAACAGCTGCCTCAACGCCGTCGTCTACGGCGCCCTGAACCACAACTTCAGGAAGGAGTACAAGCGCATCGTCCTCATCATCTTCAGGTTCCACTGCTGAGGGGCGGGGCTAGCGCCCGAGGAAGGACGCGTATGGGATACCAGGGTCATCGGCGCCACTTTCGGCTCTATCGTGCTGCATTCGGGGACACTGGGAGAGTCCAGGAATTTCACTGAGGTCGAGAACAAACACGGCGAAAGCCCGGATTATGCTAGCTTGCAATTCTCTTTCTGAACACCAGAGGCAGCGTTGGCGACCACAACTCCCAGAGATGTTCAACGGTGATAAACTTTCCCATTTACATTAAAACTATGGTCAAATTGCGATTGgtaacactttgataaactctgCAAGCAAGCTAGCACCAGCTAGCTTAAACCCTAACgcgaaaacaagagacattaatgtctttccTTAATAAAAGACGACATTACCCAATCGACTCCACCATATTCAACGTGAGATCGACCCACACATTTTTTCTTTAGCATTAAAAACAAAATTGAGAACTCATGTAGAACATGAAGACCACCATCCAAGAGTCCTTGGACTTGGAGCGGGTCCTGCTCATTCTGCTTCCTGATTGGTTGGAGGACTTTGATCACTAATCTCTTCAAGCCGTCAGGGTGAACATGACTCTTGAAACATCTTTAAAGTCCGTACAGTTTTTCCTTCACGCGACTGTTTTTCCTCCAGGAAAATCGTTCACCAGGTCTGCGTTAGCATCGTTAGCATCCTGGACCTTCATTGGTTTCCAACATGTGAAGCCTCCATTGTCCTCGCCGAGGTCTCGTTAGCCCGGTCCACTCGAGTCCGATCGAAAAGTGTCAGAGGGCTCTTCCCCACTCGAGCTGTCAATCATCCCCCTTCAGGGACACGCCCCTCACTAGTGCCCCCTCAACCGCAACAGGTGGGACCCCAGGGGACCGCGCCTCCTCCTACTTGCGGGCCGTTAATGAACGATTGGTCCCAAACAACCACAGAGTGAGTCATCTCTCTctcacgcgcacgcacacacacacacacacacacacacacacacacacacacacacacacacacacacacacacacacacacacacacacacacacacacacacacacacacacttgacatGAGAGGCCACAGCACTGTGTTACATAAGACCAGGACAGGGGAGATGTGGTGTTATTtccacctggtgtgtgtgtgtgtgtgtgtgtgtgtgtgtgtgtgtgtgcgtggtccACGTCCACTGGAGAACACGTCCACTAAGaagaagtttggttgttttactcTTTTGTTTCATCATAACTGTGGAACCCTTTAATTAtttcctgccccccccccccctcccccccttccATAAGAGACATAATTTATTCACACACCCCTAAGGGACATCAGTTTTTCACAACCCCCTCAGGGACATCTTCTTTGCTTTTCACACCCCCTAAGGGACATCCTTTTTTTTACACCCCGTTAAAggacataatttttttcacacaCCCCCTAAGGGACATCATTTTTTCCACACACCCCCTGGCCTAagggacataatttttttacacccCCTTAAAggacataatttttttcacacCCCCCCTAAGGGACATCATTGTTTCCACACACCCCTAAGGGACATCCTTTTTTTACACCCCCTTAAAggacataatttttttcacacaCCCCCTAAGGGACATCATTGTTTCCACACACCCCTAAGGGACATCCTTTTTTTACACCCCCTTAAAGGACATCATTTTTTTCACACACCCCCTAAGGGACATAATTTTTTCCACACACCCCCTACGGGACATCATTTTTTCCACACAACCCTTAAGGGACATCTTTGTTTTCACAACCCCCCAAGGGACATCATTTTTTAACACCCATCTAAGGGACATATTTTTTTCACACACCCATAGGTGACATCTTTTTTCACCACCCCCTCAAAGGACAACATTTTTCCACACCCCCCCTAAGGGACATCATTGTTTCCACATGattttgtcattttaatatttttttcccacacaccccCTAAGG
This genomic interval carries:
- the LOC133644887 gene encoding melatonin receptor type 1A-like, producing MGHGDWSKGHGDWSKGHGDWSKGHGDWSKGHGDWSKGHRNWSKGHGDWSKGHRDWSKGHGDWSKGHGDWSKGQGHGDWSKGHGDWSKGHGDWSKGHSDWSKGHRDPMRLVVDLPQLMLEEPQPAALGATLGPRNSTPAGGEGPQQHSFPWAVTLLAGVLITTIVVDVVGNMLVILSVFRNRKLRKTGNAFVVSLALADLLVAIYPYPLVLSAIFHDGWIAGYIHCQISGFLMGLSVIGSIFNITGIAVNRYCFICHSLKYDRLFSGANTVGYVALVWALTVLAIVPNWFVESLQYDPRVYSCTFAQSVSSLYTIAVVVVHFVLPIAVVTYCYLRIWILVIRVRRRVKPDSRPKIKPHDLRNFLTMFVVFVLFAVCWAPLNLIGLAVALDPGLGRAIPEWLFTASYFMAYFNSCLNAVVYGALNHNFRKEYKRIVLIIFRFHC